The Henckelia pumila isolate YLH828 chromosome 2, ASM3356847v2, whole genome shotgun sequence genome includes a window with the following:
- the LOC140880459 gene encoding uncharacterized protein encodes MWLAAKSFKIPFAAGIPDMCALKRSRSSAHRVWEPNEMQCSSGCRMPPRPMNRRGGSPPTPPPPPPQNPLAALEQDNANMMAGITALLEQQATCPRLSYEEDVAERFQKKGPKEFVGTTDPLVAEGWIRSLEFIFAYMGITDTDRVNCATYMLRGDTALWWEGAARGVHIPTLTWTEFRRIFYAKYFTEDVRSRMIREFMSLCQGDKTVVEYVRQFEGVCHFVPLISDSPPEKLRQFVEGLKVDIKHDVRMTDVLTYESAVSRALRSEEGRREIQREQQGKRQFQAGYQRPSSQPPAKKQFTGLAKGPNTQQRPHQQRGGAPNAIGYPTCPKCQKMHSGPCLLGAGVCYHCREPGHQIANCPRKKNTAGRVFVMQAEEVDPDTSLITGEFVEEDVAPTGVADI; translated from the exons ATGTGGTTGGCTGCAAAATCCTTCAAAATTCCTTTTGCTGCGGGCATACCAGATATGTGCGCTCTCAAACGA TCAAGAAGTTCAGCTCACCGTGTATGGGAACCGAATGAGATGCAATGTTCATCTGGTTGCAG aatgcctcctagaccgatgaacagacgtgggggatctccacctacacctccacctccacctccgcagaaccctctagcagcattggagcaggacaatgcgaatatgatggcagggattactgctctgttagagcagcaggctacttgTCCCAGGTTGTCctatgaggaggacgttgctgagaggttccagaagaagggacccaaggagtttgttggtaccaccgatcctttggtggctgagggatggattcgctctctggagttcatctttgcgtatatggggatcacagacaccgacagggtgaactgtgcgacgtacatgctgaggggtgacACAGCGctatggtgggagggtgctgccaggggagttcacATTCCTACGCTGACATggacagagtttaggcgtatcttctacgccaagtacttcactgaggatgtgcgcagtcgcatgatccgtgagtttatgagtctctgtcagggggacaagacagtggttgagtatgtgagacagttcgagggggtctgtcactttgtgcctctgatttcagatagtccaccagagaagttgaggcagttcgTGGAGGGTTTGAAGgtggatatcaagcatgacgttcgcatgacagacgtccttacttatgagtctgcagtcagtagagccttgcgttccgaggagggtcggagagagatccagagggagcagcaggggaagaggcagtttcaggctgggtatcagcgaccatcttcgcagcctcctgcgaagaagcagtttacagggctggctaagggcccgaatacacagcagaggccacatcagcagaggggcggggcccctaatgccataggttatcctacttgcccgaagtgtcagaagatgcattcgggaccttgtctgttgggagcaggagtttgctaccactgtagggagccagggcatcagatagctaactgcccgaggaagaagaacaccgctggtagggtgtttgtgatgcaggccgaggaggtagatccagacacatccttgatcaccg gtgagttcgtagaggaggatgtagctcccacCGGCGTCgcggacatatga
- the LOC140881392 gene encoding uncharacterized protein: MMMNILIPKSLIFTFSKNPSNLGRSNVSFTLSLLQSFCTSGGRNFSKTCSVSDFLLHKHQFSPETVSRVASVFTRLKNPEKSDSILEFLKENGFSKTHLEKILMSRPCLLSSSLERIIKPKVRIFHDFGFSSSETARIISKDPTILYSSAKNRVIPSLAVLKSIIGSRTNVAKVLKKSTWFLSVDLKKNLLPNVKFLESCGIPRKLIINHIFFCPRFFLLKPEVLRKCVDKVNEMGVTRSSKSYIYAVRIISSMSNEIWEHKLQAFRILGFSEDDILKVVRKAPQVFCVSEEKIKNISELLLATGKYNTLCIVNRPTSLMYSSERYKPRLQVLKHLENSNLLDEWPSLGILCGMKDEEFLKKFVDPYFSKVDKLHIPECYRGLKRH, encoded by the coding sequence atgatGATGAACATACTTATACCCAAAAGTTTAATCTTTACGTTTTCGAAGAATCCTTCAAATCTTGGCAGATCCAATGTTTCTTTTACACTTTCTCTCCTTCAGAGTTTCTGTACTTCGGGGGGGAGGAACTTTTCTAAGACCTGTTCTGTTTCTGATTTCTTGCTGCACAAACACCAGTTCTCTCCCGAAACGGTTTCACGAGTTGCATCTGTTTTTACTCGTCTAAAAAACCCAGAAAAATCTGATTCCATACTTGAATTTCTGAAagaaaatggattttcaaaaacccACTTGGAGAAAATCTTAATGAGTAGGCCTTGCTTGCTCTCGTCGAGTCTTGAGAGGATTATCAAACCTAAAGTtaggatttttcatgattttggCTTTTCTTCTAGTGAAACTGCCCGGATAATCTCGAAAGATCCGACAATATTGTATTCTAGTGCGAAAAACAGAGTCATCCCGTCATTAGCTGTTTTAAAGAGCATCATTGGATCCAGGACCAACGTGGCTAAGGTTTTGAAGAAGTCAACCTGGTTTCTTTCTGTGGATCTGAAAAAGAATTTGTTACCCAATGTCAAGTTCTTGGAGAGCTGTGGCATACCCAGGAAGCTCATTAttaatcatatatttttttgtccgAGGTTTTTTTTACTTAAACCGGAAGTTTTGAGGAAATGTGTTGACAAGGTTAATGAAATGGGAGTTACTAGGAGCTCTAAAAGTTATATTTATGCTGTTAGGATTATTTCTTCTATGAGCAATGAGATATGGGAGCACAAGTTGCAGGCTTTTCGGATATTGGGATTTTCGGAAGATGACATATTGAAAGTGGTTAGGAAGGCGCCTCAGGTATTTTGTGTATCGGAGgagaagattaaaaatattagtgAACTTCTGCTTGCTACCGGGAAGTACAATACTTTATGTATTGTTAACAGACCCACATCACTTATGTATAGCTCTGAGAGGTATAAGCCACGGCTGCAAGTTTTGAAACATTTGGAAAATTCGAATCTTTTAGACGAATGGCCTAGTCTTGGAATTCTATGTGGCATGAAAGATGAGGAGTTTCTTAAGAAATTTGTTGATCCTTATTTTAGTAAAGTTGACAAACTACATATCCCGGAGTGCTATCGCGGGCTCAAAAGACATTAG